A genomic segment from Triticum dicoccoides isolate Atlit2015 ecotype Zavitan chromosome 1A, WEW_v2.0, whole genome shotgun sequence encodes:
- the LOC119350070 gene encoding uncharacterized protein At4g15970-like, translating into MTSVTNLLCFVLGAAAMAAFVALLLPSAPCPYTIADAGIRKLSTAAVASDDDGLAELLRSASMEDKTVILAFANEAHALPGSLLQMLLDSLRTGVRTEPLLKHLVVVATDPKGLERCRRMHPLCHLLSGANGAAPNGTELMFYDKDYVDMMWARNRFQARVLALGYSFLFTDLDILWFRNPLLRIPVGADITLGCDNHFGTNPYDLDKAANGGFVYARPTAASLAFFRDWYEARTRWPGENDQVVFREMKHELAARHGATVQLVDTTYFHSACEAWKKFNFHEICTFHAACIHGLQDKIDRLNAVLDEWRQFKAQQLLLGANSTALTY; encoded by the exons ATGACCTCGGTGACGAATTTGCTGTGCTTCGTTCTGGGGGCAGCGGCCATGGCAGCCTTTGTCGCGCTGCTGCTACCGTCTGCTCCGTGCCCCTACACCATCGCAGATGCTGGCATCAGGAAGCTCAGCACG GCCGCGGTCGCAAGCGATGACGACGGGCTCGCGGAGCTGCTTCGGAGCGCGTCCATGGAGGACAAGACCGTCATCTTGGCCTTCGCCAACGAGGCGCATGCGCTGCCCGGCTCGCTCCTCCAGATGTTGCTGGACAGCCTCCGCACCGGCGTGAGGACGGAGCCCCTTCTGAAGCACCTGGTGGTGGTGGCCACCGACCCCAAGGGGCTCGAGCGGTGCCGGCGCATGCACCCGCTCTGCCACCTGCTCTCCGGCGCGAACGGCGCCGCCCCCAATGGCACGGAGCTCATGTTCTATGACAAGGACTACGTGGACATGATGTGGGCACGCAACAGGTTCCAGGCGCGGGTGCTCGCGCTCGGCTACTCCTTCCTCTTTACTGACTTGGACATCTTGTGGTTCCGAAACCCGCTGCTGCGCATCCCGGTCGGCGCCGACATCACCCTCGGCTGCGACAACCATTTCGGCACCAACCCGTACGACCTCGACAAGGCCGCCAACGGCGGGTTTGTGTACGCGAGGCCGACCGCGGCGTCCCTGGCGTTCTTCAGGGACTGGTACGAGGCGAGGACGCGGTGGCCCGGGGAGAACGACCAGGTGGTGTTCAGAGAGATGAAGCACGAGCTGGCTGCAAGGCACGGGGCGACCGTGCAGCTCGTGGACACTACCTACTTCCATAGCGCGTGCGAGGCGTGGAAGAAGTTCAACTTCCATGAGATATGCACCTTCCACGCAGCCTGCATCCACGGCCTGCAGGACAAGATCGACAGGCTCAACGCCGTGCTCGACGAGTGGAGGCAGTTTAAGGCGCAGCAGCTGCTGCTCGGCGCCAACAGCACCGCGCTCACCTACTGA